From the Anaeromyxobacter dehalogenans 2CP-1 genome, the window CCGGCGGACGCGGGAGGCGGCGCGTCGTCCCCCTCGGCGGGCGCGCCCGGGACGGCCGAGGCGAGCGCGGGCCCGGCGGCCGGCGCGGTGGCGAGCGGGAACTCGAGCACGGTGAGCTCGCGGCCCGGCTCGGCCGGCGCGAGGCTCGGCACGAGGTGACCCACGAACGGCAGCCAGCGCTGCAGCGGCACGTACTCGCCGAACGGCACGAGGTGGTGCTTCAGGTACTTCCCCAGGACCTGCCGCCCGGGCGAGACCATGAACTGCGCGTTGCCGACCCGCGGGACGCGTTCGCCGTTCGCCCCGCGGGTCCACTCCACCGTGGTCGCCCCGAGCAGCACGTGCGCGCGCTCGAGCGGCGGCAGCCCGGCGGCGGGCGTCGCGAAGCTCCGGACGTCGGGCGCCACGTACAGTGGGTAGGCCGCCTCGGGCCACGCCACCAGGTCGGCGCCGGCGCGGTCTGCCTCCAGCGTGGGCGGCACCAGCCGCGCCAGGATCTGCGCGCGGTGGTTGCGCGCCGCGTTCTTCACCGACTGGTCCACGTTCGGCTGGACCACGCCGACCGTGATCGACGGCGCCGCGGCGGCCTCGGCGCGCACCGCGCGCACCCGCAGCGCGCCGCCCGCCACCACCGCCGCGACCAGCGCCGCGGTCCCGGCCAGCGCCCGCCGCGGGAGCGGCCGCCGCTCGCGCCGGGCCTCGAGCGCCTCCGCCAGCACCGCGTTCACCAGCACCACCAGCGCCGCGATCCCGTACACGCCGGTCGCGGCCGCGAGCTGCGCCACCGCCGGCGTGCGCGCCTGGGTGTAGCCCACGTTCGCCCACGGGAACCCGGAGAACAGGTAGTTGCGCGACAGCTCGAACGCGACCCACACCGGCGGGAGCACCGCCCAGGCCGGCCAGCCCAGCCGCGCGCGGATGCGCTGCGCGACCGCGAACGCCGCGGCCCAGTGCGCCGCCATGTACAGCACCAGCAGCGACAGCGCGAACACCGAGAAGGCGAGCGACAGGCCGCCGAACGCGGTCATCGCGTGCGAGACCCAGTAGATGGCGGCGAAGAAGTAGGCGAGGCCGCCCGCGAGGCCGAGGCGCGCCGCCTGCCACGCCCCCCGCGCGCGCCGCAGCGCCACGAACGCGGGCACGAGCGCCACCCAGGCGAGGAGCTCCAGCCAGCCGGCCGGGTCCACCTCCCGGATCGAGAGGAACGGCACCACCAGCGGCAGCGCCAGCGCGAGCGCGAGCCCGGAGGCGATCGCGAGGAGGTAGGGGACGAGGCGCGTCATCGAGCGTTCCTGCGGCGGCACGGCGCCGCGGCACCGGGGAGCCTGGCGCCGGCCGACCGGGCGCGTCCGGTCAGCGGACCTTCCCGCCGGCCCCGCCCTCCGGGCCGTCCGGCGCCTCCGCCTGCTGCGCCTGCGCGGCGCCGTAGGCCTCGGCGGCGGCGAGGTAGTACGCCACCGCCTCGCGCACCAGGTGGCCGACCGGCCGGCCGAGCCGCGACGCGGTGGCGGTCATGGCCTCGGCGAGGTCGGCGGGCATGCGGACCGGCACCACCCGCGCCTGGGCCAGCGCCGCCTCCAGCCGCTCCAGCGCCTGGCTGGGGCGCGACACGCGGAAGTCGCCCGCCTCGATCATGTCCTTGATCCGGCGCGCGAGGTCCTCGCGCGTGAACCACGCGCCGTCGAGCCAGACCGACTCGGAGTCGAGATCGATGTCGGCGAACGGGTCCATCGGTCCTTTGCCCTGCCGGCGCGCCCCTCGCGCCGGCCTTCGCGGAGCGCCGCCCCGACGAGCCCCTCCGCCCGCGCGAGCTCCGCTTCCTTCTCCGCCATCGCCCGGGCGTCCGCGGGCCGCTCGTGGTCGTAGCCGAGCAGGTGCAGGATCCCGTGCGCGAGGTAGCGGTCCAGCTCGGCGCCCACCCGCCGACCCTCGGACCGCGCCCTCCGCGCGGCGGTGTCGAGCGAGATTACCACGTCCCCCAGCAGCGCCCCAGCGCCCGGCGGCTCCGATATCGGGAACGACAGCACGTCGGTGGCCTGGTCCTTGTCCCGCCACTCGCGGTTGAGCGCGCGGATGCGCCGGTCGGTCACGAGCAGGATGGAGAGCTCGGCATCGTCGCGCCCCAGGGCGGCGAGGAACGCGGCCGCGCGAGCGCGGAGGCGCCGGGCGGCGCGGGCGCCGTCGCGGTGCTCGGAGGTCAGGCGGACGATCACGGCTTGGCCACCAGGTGCACCGCCGGCCCCTCGTCGCGGCGCCGGTCCGGGTACTCGGGGCGCGTGTGGTAGATGGCCTCGAGCGCCCGCACCATCGCGCCGGAGATGGCGTTCAGGTCGCGCAGCGTCAGCGCGCACTCGTCGAGCTGCCCCTCCCCGAACACCTCGTTGATCCGCTTGGCGACCAGCGCGCGGAGCGAGTCGGCGGTGGGGTCCTCCAGCGCGCGCGCCGAGGCCTCGCACGCGTCGGCGATCATGACGAGCGCCGCCTCGCGCGTCTGCGGCCTCGGGCCGGGGTAGCGGAACAGGGCCTCGTCGAGCGCGCCACGGCCCCCGCCCTCCTCGGCCAGGCGCTGCGCCTTTCCCCAGAAGTAGCCGACGTGCCGCGTCCCGTGGTGCTGCGCGATGGCGTCCTGGACCACCCGCGG encodes:
- the lnt gene encoding apolipoprotein N-acyltransferase; this encodes MTRLVPYLLAIASGLALALALPLVVPFLSIREVDPAGWLELLAWVALVPAFVALRRARGAWQAARLGLAGGLAYFFAAIYWVSHAMTAFGGLSLAFSVFALSLLVLYMAAHWAAAFAVAQRIRARLGWPAWAVLPPVWVAFELSRNYLFSGFPWANVGYTQARTPAVAQLAAATGVYGIAALVVLVNAVLAEALEARRERRPLPRRALAGTAALVAAVVAGGALRVRAVRAEAAAAPSITVGVVQPNVDQSVKNAARNHRAQILARLVPPTLEADRAGADLVAWPEAAYPLYVAPDVRSFATPAAGLPPLERAHVLLGATTVEWTRGANGERVPRVGNAQFMVSPGRQVLGKYLKHHLVPFGEYVPLQRWLPFVGHLVPSLAPAEPGRELTVLEFPLATAPAAGPALASAVPGAPAEGDDAPPPASAGPVRVAPMICYDAIFPEINVAFARGEPEPELLVNPTNDAWYGYSSGPYQFLAIVRMRAVEARRAVVRPAYAGVSAVILPTGELAPGALDVGPVDPDLAPDPQEPARLLLARVPRLRGRTLYTTVGDLFAWASALVAAAALAATHPALARRVRREGRDGRSAAA
- the ybeY gene encoding rRNA maturation RNase YbeY → MIVRLTSEHRDGARAARRLRARAAAFLAALGRDDAELSILLVTDRRIRALNREWRDKDQATDVLSFPISEPPGAGALLGDVVISLDTAARRARSEGRRVGAELDRYLAHGILHLLGYDHERPADARAMAEKEAELARAEGLVGAALREGRREGRAGRAKDRWTRSPTSISTPSRSGSTARGSRARTSRAGSRT